The following are encoded together in the Streptomyces sp. NBC_00358 genome:
- a CDS encoding GntR family transcriptional regulator, with product MTLKIRIAEGAAPYEQVRAQISEQARSGALPVGYKLPTVRGLAESLGLAANTVAKAYRALESDGVIETRGRNGTVVAAAGDAAEREAASAAQAYAERALRLGLTENAALDAVRDALRAAFEADA from the coding sequence GTGACCCTGAAGATCCGCATCGCAGAGGGGGCCGCGCCGTACGAGCAGGTGCGCGCCCAGATTTCCGAGCAGGCCCGGTCCGGCGCGCTGCCGGTCGGCTACAAGCTGCCCACCGTACGGGGGCTGGCCGAATCGCTCGGCCTCGCGGCCAACACCGTCGCGAAGGCCTACCGGGCCCTTGAGTCGGACGGGGTGATCGAGACGCGGGGCCGCAACGGTACGGTCGTGGCCGCCGCCGGGGACGCCGCGGAACGCGAGGCGGCGTCCGCCGCGCAGGCCTATGCCGAGCGGGCGCTACGGCTCGGCCTGACGGAGAACGCCGCCCTGGACGCCGTACGAGACGCACTGAGGGCAGCCTTCGAAGCCGACGCCTAG